One Agelaius phoeniceus isolate bAgePho1 chromosome 8, bAgePho1.hap1, whole genome shotgun sequence genomic region harbors:
- the MCOLN2 gene encoding mucolipin-2, with protein MMTQSDLDLKETALKEDLKFYFMNPCEKYRARHQIPWKLALQILKILMVTTQLVFFGLSNQLVVSFKEENTVAFKHLFLKGYSGTDEDDYSCSIYTQQDAYDSIFYVINQYRNLKNISLGTLGYEHEESGLKICKQQYKRGTMLPSNDTLSIDVSTETECILLKPKELTGEKAELKLNSSFFSLEFYRLIQVEISFKLKGIALQTIHARELPDCYAFQNTITFNNRAHSGKIKVYFDSDTDIQECKDWHIFNSVLQKNTQYILVFDGFVILSCLASLILCTRSIVLAWRLQRRFVNFFLEKHKRRVCYADRLEFLNGWYVLVIISDVMTIIGSILKMEIKAKNLTSYDVCSILLGTSTLFVWVGVIRYLGYFQTYNVLILTMQASLPKVLRFCCCAGMIYLGYTFCGWIVLGPYHEKFEDLNTVAECLFSLVNGDDMFATFAQIQQKSSLVWMFSRLYLYSFISLFIYMILSLFIALITDSYDTIKKYQESGFPATDLHEFLKDHSSAGYRKDRTSFPLICCCRRQQSDDSLILIN; from the exons ATGATGACTCAGTCAGACTTGGATCTAAAAGAGACGGCTTTGAAAGAGGATTTGAAGTTTTACTTCATGAACCCGTGTGAAAAATACAGAGCAAGACATCAGATACCATGGAAATTGGCTTTGCAGATTTTGAAGATACTTATGGTTACAACACAG cttgttttttttggtttgagtAACCAGCTGGTGGTCTCATTCAAAGAGGAAAACACTGTTGCTTTCAAACACCTATTCCTGAAAGGCTATTCTGGAACTGATGAAGATGACTACAGCTGCAGTATATATACTCAACAGGATGCTTATGATAGCATTTTTTATGTTATTAATCAG TACAGGAACTTAAAGAACATatccctggggacacttggTTACGAACATGAAGAATCAGGTCTAAAAATCTGTAAACAGCAGTACAAGAGAGGCACCATGCTTCCTTCCAATGATACACTGAGCATAGATGTTTCTACTGAAACAG AATGTATCCTTTTAAAGCCAAAGGAACTAACTGGTGAGAAGGCAGAACTGAAGCTGAACTCTTCTTTTTTCAGTCTTGAATTTTACAG GCTTATACAGGTTGAAATCTCCTTCAAGCTGAAAGGCATTGCTCTTCAGACAATCCATGCTCGTGAATTGCCTGACTGCTATGCATTTCAGAACACT ATAACTTTCAATAATAGAGCCCACAGTGGAAAAATCAAGGTCTATTTTGATAGTGACACTGACATTCAGGAGTGCAAAGACTGGCACATATTTAACTCAG TTCTCCAGAAAAACACTCAGTATATTCTAGTCTTTGATGGATTTGTCATATTAAGTTGCTTGGCTTCTCTCATCCTCTGCACACGATCCATCGTTCTTgcctggaggctgcagagg AGATTTGTGAATTTCTTCCTGGAGAAACACAAGCGCCGTGTGTGCTATGCTGACCGCCTGGAGTTCCTGAACGGGTGGTATGTCCTGGTAATTATCAGTGATGTCATGACAATCATTGGGTCAATcctaaaaatggaaataaaagccAAG AACCTCACAAGTTATGATGTCTGCAGCATTTTACTTGGAACATCAACTCTGTTTGTCTGGGTTGGAGTCATCCGATACCTGGGATATTTTCAAACCTACAAT GTGCTCATTTTGACTATGCAGGCATCATTGCCGAAGGTGCTGCGGTTTTGCTGTTGTGCTGGGATGATCTATCTTGGCTATACTTTCTGTGGCTGGATTGTCCTGGGACCTTATCATGAAAAG TTTGAAGATCTGAACACAGTGGCTGAATGTCTGTTTTCTTTGGTCAATGGTGATGATATGTTTGCAACATTTGCTCAAATCCAACAGAAGAGTTCCCTGGTGTGGATGTTCAGCCGATTGTATCTGTACTCCTTCATCAGTCTGTTTATATACATGATCCTCAGCCTTTTTATTGCACTCATTACTGACTCCTATGACACCATAAAG aaatacCAAGAGAGTGGTTTTCCAGCAACAGATTTACATGAATTTCTAAAGGACCATAGCAGTGCTGGCTACAGAAAAGACAGAACTTCTTTTCCActcatctgctgctgcaggag acaACAGAGTGATGACAGCTTGATACTTATTAATTGA